In Candidatus Paceibacterota bacterium, one DNA window encodes the following:
- a CDS encoding response regulator transcription factor — MKKTRVLLADDHEVVRDGLRLLIDSQRDMRVVGEAADGKEAIEKACELKPDVVVMDLSMPKLNGLQATERLKAEQPSVKVVALTVHEDASYLLQLCKAGAVGYVLKRSAGDDLIRAIRAVAGGALHFDPTVANKALRGHAREPSGKNGLPAADLSEREREVLILLAWGYSNKEIAGNLGLSIKTVETYRVRIGEKLGLRSRTEMVQYALRQGWLNEDHSFVQPFQ, encoded by the coding sequence ATGAAGAAGACCCGTGTCCTTTTAGCCGACGATCATGAGGTTGTTCGGGATGGCCTGCGGCTGCTGATTGACAGCCAGCGCGATATGCGTGTGGTGGGAGAGGCCGCTGATGGCAAGGAAGCGATCGAGAAGGCGTGCGAGCTCAAACCTGACGTGGTGGTCATGGACCTTTCGATGCCGAAGCTCAACGGCTTGCAGGCAACCGAACGGCTCAAAGCGGAACAACCGTCCGTCAAAGTAGTTGCCCTGACGGTTCACGAGGACGCCAGTTATTTGCTGCAGTTGTGCAAGGCGGGTGCCGTTGGCTACGTGCTCAAACGCTCGGCGGGCGATGACCTGATCCGGGCCATCCGTGCCGTGGCGGGCGGCGCACTGCACTTCGACCCGACGGTGGCCAACAAAGCCCTGCGCGGCCACGCCAGAGAACCGTCCGGCAAGAATGGCCTTCCAGCAGCCGACCTGAGCGAGCGCGAGCGGGAAGTGCTCATCTTGCTGGCTTGGGGCTACAGCAACAAGGAGATTGCCGGCAACCTTGGCTTGAGCATTAAGACCGTGGAGACTTACCGCGTCCGCATCGGCGAAAAGCTGGGCCTGCGCAGCCGGACGGAAATGGTGCAATATGCATTGCGGCAAGGGTGGTTGAATGAAGATCACTCGTTCGTCCAGCCTTTCCAGTAA
- a CDS encoding response regulator — protein sequence MEPSTVKVLLVEDSPSDAALLQESLLQDGGGGFSFTHTESWADAVAQLKTKAYDVMLLDLTLPDSAGRETFVRARAQAPELPIVVLTGQADEEAGLEAVRHGIQDYLIKGQAYGRQTTRAIRYAIERKCAETALRQAEANLQRERDQLDVRVRQRTGELSEANRALQGEIARRERAEAAHREVLRRLAAAEETERGRISRELHDRLGQDLTALKLGLQVVRKGYSCPPSQLQSAAQLELLADSLMRDIHRLAWELRPAALDDFGLEMALRRYADEWAGLSGVPVDFHSRGTTGSRLAPELETALYRITREALTNVFRHADARRVSVLLERRGDHVSLIIEDDGKGFEAAALFNASPTEGKLGLLGMQERARLVGGSVEIESNPGAGTTVFVRLPLAPML from the coding sequence ATGGAACCGTCCACCGTAAAAGTTCTTCTGGTGGAAGACAGCCCGTCTGACGCCGCCTTGTTGCAGGAATCCTTGCTTCAGGACGGGGGCGGCGGATTCAGTTTCACGCACACCGAAAGTTGGGCGGATGCAGTCGCCCAATTGAAGACCAAGGCTTACGATGTCATGCTGCTGGACCTCACCCTGCCGGACAGCGCGGGGCGGGAGACGTTTGTGCGGGCGCGCGCCCAGGCGCCCGAGCTGCCTATTGTGGTGCTGACAGGACAGGCGGATGAAGAAGCGGGGCTCGAGGCGGTGCGGCACGGCATTCAGGATTACCTGATCAAGGGGCAGGCCTATGGGCGTCAAACGACCCGGGCGATTCGTTACGCCATCGAGCGAAAGTGCGCCGAAACGGCGCTTAGGCAGGCGGAAGCCAATTTACAGCGGGAGCGGGATCAACTTGACGTGCGCGTACGGCAGCGGACAGGTGAGCTGTCGGAGGCCAACCGGGCCTTGCAGGGAGAAATTGCCCGGCGCGAGCGCGCTGAGGCAGCTCACCGCGAGGTGCTGCGTCGGTTGGCGGCAGCCGAGGAGACTGAACGCGGGCGCATCTCGCGCGAATTGCACGACCGCCTGGGGCAGGATCTCACCGCGCTTAAGCTGGGTCTCCAGGTCGTTCGCAAAGGATATTCGTGCCCGCCCTCACAGCTCCAGAGCGCCGCCCAACTCGAACTACTTGCTGACAGTCTGATGCGGGATATTCATCGCCTGGCTTGGGAGTTGAGGCCGGCCGCCCTTGACGATTTCGGCCTGGAGATGGCGCTTCGCCGTTACGCGGATGAATGGGCGGGACTCAGCGGAGTGCCGGTGGACTTCCACAGCCGCGGCACGACCGGGAGCCGGCTGGCGCCGGAGCTGGAGACCGCCCTTTACCGGATCACGCGCGAGGCACTTACCAACGTCTTCCGCCACGCCGACGCCCGCCGCGTCAGTGTCTTGCTCGAACGCCGTGGCGACCACGTATCGCTGATCATTGAGGACGATGGCAAGGGCTTCGAGGCGGCGGCCCTCTTTAACGCTTCCCCGACCGAGGGGAAGTTGGGCTTGTTGGGGATGCAAGAGCGGGCCAGACTGGTCGGCGGCTCGGTCGAGATCGAGTCAAACCCGGGCGCCGGCACCACAGTATTCGTGCGGCTGCCGCTGGCGCCTATGTTATGA